In Leptospiraceae bacterium, one DNA window encodes the following:
- a CDS encoding 2,3-bisphosphoglycerate-independent phosphoglycerate mutase, translating to MKLKKKFDFEKPIQKVLLIILDGVGYSPKGKEFGNAVAGAKLPTLNSLWSQFPTVLLKAHGKAVGMPSDEDMGNSEVGHNVLGCGRVFDQGAKLVSNAIHSGTLFLSDTWNLLTENSRKNNSTFHFIGLLSDGNVHSHIDHLKEMLIGLKKAGVKKSRIHILLDGRDVPESSALEYVLPFEKFLSELNNSEFDARIASGGGRMTITMDRYEADWSMVERGWKIHVLGEGRKFYSAEEAIETFRKEGEKVIDQYLPGFVVSDKNGNALGKIQDKDSVVYFNFRGDRAIEICRAFTEKDFTKFDRIEFPKVEFAGMMQYDGDLKIPEKFLVTPPLIDRTMGEYFASNGVRQYAISETQKYGHVTYFWNGNRSGHFNEKLEDYEEIPSDIISFDKKPYMKAKEITDALVAALRSDKFDFLRVNYPNGDMVGHTGNFQATMDSLEFLDSCIGRLVQECEKTGTSLLITADHGNSDEMYQLDKKGNVVLSNGNPVAKTSHTLNPVRLTLIDKKNRWSLHSDPENGLANIASTIMEIMGFEPPSDYAKSLLQSKV from the coding sequence ATGAAATTAAAAAAGAAATTTGATTTTGAAAAACCAATTCAAAAAGTTCTACTCATAATTTTGGACGGGGTAGGGTATTCCCCAAAAGGAAAGGAGTTTGGAAACGCAGTGGCGGGAGCTAAACTACCTACACTAAATTCTCTTTGGAGCCAATTCCCTACTGTTTTATTAAAAGCACACGGTAAGGCAGTCGGTATGCCTTCTGACGAAGATATGGGAAATTCTGAGGTAGGGCATAACGTACTTGGTTGTGGAAGGGTGTTCGACCAAGGGGCTAAGTTAGTTTCAAATGCAATTCACTCCGGTACACTTTTTTTATCAGATACATGGAATCTACTTACTGAAAACTCTAGAAAGAATAATTCCACATTTCACTTCATAGGTTTATTGTCTGACGGAAATGTTCATAGTCACATAGACCACTTAAAAGAAATGCTTATTGGCTTAAAAAAAGCCGGTGTGAAAAAATCTAGAATTCATATTCTTTTAGACGGTAGAGATGTTCCGGAAAGCTCTGCATTAGAATATGTTTTGCCTTTTGAAAAATTTTTAAGTGAGCTAAATAATTCTGAATTTGATGCGAGGATCGCATCCGGTGGGGGGAGGATGACGATCACAATGGATAGGTATGAGGCAGACTGGAGTATGGTAGAAAGAGGTTGGAAAATCCATGTACTCGGAGAAGGCAGAAAGTTTTACAGTGCAGAAGAAGCAATTGAAACTTTTCGCAAAGAGGGTGAGAAAGTAATCGATCAGTACCTACCCGGTTTTGTAGTCAGTGATAAAAATGGAAACGCACTTGGAAAAATACAAGACAAGGACAGTGTTGTTTATTTTAATTTTAGAGGGGACAGGGCAATAGAGATTTGTAGAGCTTTTACCGAAAAAGATTTTACAAAGTTTGATAGAATTGAATTTCCGAAAGTTGAATTTGCAGGAATGATGCAGTATGACGGTGATTTAAAAATTCCGGAGAAATTTTTAGTTACACCACCACTGATAGACAGAACTATGGGAGAGTATTTTGCGAGTAACGGAGTGAGGCAATACGCTATTTCCGAAACACAAAAATACGGACACGTGACTTATTTCTGGAATGGAAACAGGAGCGGTCATTTTAATGAGAAATTAGAAGATTATGAGGAAATCCCTTCGGACATTATTTCATTCGATAAAAAGCCATATATGAAAGCAAAAGAAATTACGGATGCGTTAGTTGCAGCCCTAAGATCTGATAAATTTGATTTTTTGCGAGTCAATTATCCAAACGGAGACATGGTCGGGCATACAGGAAATTTTCAAGCCACCATGGATAGCCTTGAATTTTTAGACTCTTGCATCGGCAGACTTGTTCAAGAGTGCGAGAAAACTGGAACGTCTCTTTTGATTACTGCCGACCACGGGAATTCCGATGAGATGTACCAATTAGATAAAAAAGGAAACGTAGTTTTGTCTAACGGGAATCCAGTTGCAAAAACAAGCCATACATTAAACCCTGTTCGTCTAACTCTTATAGACAAGAAGAATAGATGGAGTTTGCATAGTGACCCTGAAAATGGACTTGCCAATATTGCATCTACGATTATGGAGATTATGGGGTTTGAGCCTCCAAGTGACTACGCTAAATCATTATTACAAAGTAAGGTATAG
- a CDS encoding alpha/beta hydrolase — MNDKFPKFTPRKYLSNGHAQTIVNIVFPPKNTLRENYLFEDILIDTLDDTGDILWLEHNFPLESFQEHSLAFNGYYIILLHGMEGTTESHYMITLTKAALEKGFGVIRVNLRGCGRGEGYSHKAYHAGKTEDLEAIENFVYKNITKKFIFCGYSLSANMVLKHFGENKKIRASYFSAVSPPLDLKSSCEYIDSKEAKFYRDHFLAGVRKKIRSGVYKMSPVMMKSAFSAKTMFDFDDWVSAPFHGFKGALDYYKKSSSKNFIYNIKKRGIVIHADDDPIVPSYNYHSIQWKKIPNITSILTVGGGHVGFISSKSNQIPDGRWADKIILDYFLRQIEEDED; from the coding sequence ATGAATGACAAATTTCCTAAATTCACTCCAAGAAAATATCTTTCTAATGGGCATGCACAGACCATTGTCAATATCGTATTTCCACCAAAAAATACTTTAAGAGAAAATTATCTTTTTGAAGATATTTTAATAGATACGTTAGACGATACAGGTGATATTTTATGGTTGGAGCATAATTTCCCTCTCGAATCGTTTCAAGAGCATTCACTTGCCTTCAATGGATATTATATTATTTTGTTGCATGGCATGGAAGGAACAACGGAAAGCCACTATATGATTACCTTGACTAAGGCTGCCTTAGAAAAGGGGTTTGGGGTGATTCGTGTCAACTTACGTGGTTGCGGTCGAGGAGAGGGGTATTCTCACAAGGCATACCACGCAGGTAAGACTGAGGACTTAGAGGCAATAGAAAACTTTGTTTATAAAAATATAACTAAAAAATTTATATTTTGTGGTTATTCTCTTTCTGCAAATATGGTGCTGAAACATTTCGGAGAGAATAAAAAAATTAGAGCGAGTTATTTTTCTGCAGTTTCTCCTCCCTTGGATTTAAAATCTTCTTGCGAATACATTGATTCTAAAGAAGCCAAATTTTACAGAGATCATTTTTTGGCAGGGGTAAGAAAAAAAATCCGAAGTGGTGTTTATAAAATGTCCCCTGTAATGATGAAATCTGCGTTTTCTGCAAAGACAATGTTCGATTTCGACGACTGGGTGTCTGCTCCTTTCCATGGATTTAAGGGAGCCTTAGATTATTATAAAAAATCATCCTCTAAAAATTTTATTTATAATATAAAAAAAAGGGGAATAGTGATACACGCTGATGACGATCCTATAGTCCCTTCCTATAACTACCATAGTATTCAATGGAAAAAAATTCCAAATATTACGAGCATCCTGACTGTGGGTGGGGGACATGTTGGCTTTATTTCAAGCAAGTCAAACCAAATACCGGATGGGCGTTGGGCTGATAAAATTATTCTAGATTATTTTTTAAGACAAATAGAAGAGGACGAAGACTAA
- a CDS encoding TldD/PmbA family protein — protein MNKKELEKKLENTKDRVESVLSKSKQNGISQVEIYVYFSESGEVSLEKNDIHASNFSEETNFGVRVIENYCEGFAATNDPDSLYESILQAKTLAISQNTPDTDLELPNPLPVVPIDGLYDETLDDIDLEEILQLASMCLELRNASYENVNLDSGRFSFYKAFKHVASTKGISQSEISGAITANYMGMAVLGDDIGSFDYDSCESRNLSDFQKILQINYSEFLERCMGFLGSKKIESFRGNILIPPESIFSFLGDVIGSMTAGMIRKGKSKLKDKLGKKVFSSLLSVVEEPRISGFAGSTAFDREGIPTIPKEVIAEGIVKNFFYNHYEAKKAGLKGSGGNAVGGSSAPPSCGPRQLQVSAGKTALGDILKPTQATIQIGRISGSSDISSGEFSGVVKGGYFLKGTEKFPVKELTVSGNIYDALERISHVSKERKLIHSSSYRPHIVIEGMDITGK, from the coding sequence ATGAATAAAAAAGAATTAGAAAAAAAGTTAGAAAATACGAAAGATCGTGTAGAGAGTGTTTTATCTAAGTCGAAGCAAAACGGAATTTCTCAAGTAGAAATCTATGTATATTTTTCAGAATCCGGTGAAGTCAGTTTAGAGAAAAATGATATTCACGCATCTAACTTTTCGGAAGAGACCAACTTTGGAGTTAGGGTTATCGAAAACTATTGCGAAGGTTTTGCTGCAACCAACGATCCTGATTCCCTATACGAGTCCATTTTACAGGCAAAAACTTTGGCTATTTCTCAAAATACTCCCGACACCGACTTAGAACTTCCGAATCCATTGCCTGTGGTGCCAATCGACGGTTTATACGATGAGACGTTAGACGATATTGATTTGGAAGAAATTTTACAACTTGCTTCTATGTGTCTTGAGTTAAGAAATGCAAGTTATGAAAATGTAAATCTTGATAGTGGTCGATTTTCTTTTTACAAAGCATTTAAGCATGTCGCCTCTACAAAGGGAATTTCTCAATCTGAAATCAGTGGAGCTATTACGGCGAATTATATGGGAATGGCGGTTTTGGGTGACGACATTGGCAGCTTTGATTACGATAGTTGTGAATCTCGAAACCTATCTGATTTTCAAAAAATATTGCAAATAAACTACTCGGAATTTTTAGAAAGGTGCATGGGGTTTCTTGGCTCCAAAAAGATAGAAAGTTTTAGAGGAAATATACTCATTCCTCCTGAAAGTATTTTTTCTTTTTTAGGTGATGTAATTGGCTCGATGACTGCGGGCATGATTCGCAAAGGAAAAAGTAAATTGAAAGACAAGCTCGGAAAAAAAGTATTTTCATCTCTTCTTTCAGTGGTAGAGGAGCCAAGAATTTCAGGATTTGCAGGGAGTACTGCTTTTGATAGAGAAGGAATCCCTACAATTCCAAAAGAAGTGATTGCAGAGGGAATCGTTAAAAATTTTTTCTACAATCACTACGAGGCAAAAAAAGCTGGATTGAAAGGCTCTGGGGGAAATGCAGTAGGTGGATCGTCTGCTCCTCCATCGTGTGGTCCAAGACAATTGCAGGTTTCGGCAGGGAAAACTGCGTTAGGCGACATACTAAAACCAACTCAAGCAACAATTCAAATCGGTAGAATATCCGGGTCGAGTGATATTTCTTCGGGAGAATTTTCAGGTGTAGTGAAGGGAGGATATTTTTTGAAAGGTACGGAAAAATTTCCTGTAAAAGAATTAACAGTATCAGGAAATATCTATGATGCTTTAGAGCGTATTTCTCATGTTAGTAAAGAAAGAAAACTAATCCACTCTTCCTCGTATCGCCCTCATATCGTAATAGAAGGCATGGATATAACAGGAAAATGA
- a CDS encoding DUF4416 family protein, translating to MNRIELQNSESLTRAKSSIFFTVISFNEDKIYFEVKKDLEKYFLESSYESTQMPKWILQKGEKGDVGNNTKILSFRRKINREELPYVKKKCLKICEKFIKKDNSLKIIPGYLSEQNTIIASSFDDLHRVYIFHGVYAEIVYVYEAGKFVYQTHSPQFFSTKESIYFFKNLRESIHDNK from the coding sequence ATGAATCGAATTGAGCTTCAAAATAGTGAGTCACTCACTCGAGCAAAATCTTCGATATTTTTTACTGTTATTTCCTTTAATGAAGATAAGATATATTTTGAGGTAAAAAAAGATTTAGAAAAATACTTTTTAGAATCTTCTTACGAAAGTACCCAGATGCCAAAATGGATATTGCAGAAAGGAGAAAAAGGGGATGTGGGAAATAATACAAAAATTTTATCTTTTAGAAGAAAAATCAATAGAGAAGAGCTTCCTTATGTAAAAAAGAAGTGTTTGAAAATCTGTGAAAAATTTATTAAAAAGGACAATTCTCTAAAAATTATTCCGGGGTATCTTTCCGAGCAAAATACAATTATAGCTTCTTCTTTTGATGATCTGCATAGAGTGTATATTTTTCACGGGGTGTATGCAGAAATTGTATATGTTTATGAAGCAGGGAAATTTGTATACCAAACACATTCCCCTCAATTTTTTTCAACCAAAGAATCTATATATTTTTTTAAGAATTTAAGGGAGTCGATCCATGATAACAAATAA
- a CDS encoding TldD/PmbA family protein, with translation MREFLKSCLENENEFVELRFHKKESFSVSAEKGRVEKSSLKKRMGVGVRVLANGTWGFSSTSELTLESVKKAIAIAKNSAKASSKIRKEKIQSLPRANFAIGDFVVKGVEEARSHSLDKKIELVLKTAESTRLLSPKLQSVACGYSESFEEKSIVTTDGADVSISLVRPEFRVNSIAIKNGEMQSGSESIGVTGGWDCLFKEKKPEEFGELASKTAIDLLDSESPISGDSVVILSPSIVGLLVHEAIGHTVEADFVLAGSIASGKIGTRVGSDLITLCDSGYSEYADGAGGTIPVDDEGVLTKKTVIIKNGILESYLHNRETAHRFGVEPTGSARAWEYSDLPLIRMRNTYLEPGESSLEEMIRETKEGYFLEGPKNGQADSTGEFMFGVQKAYKIENGKITKLFKGVTVSGIAFDVLSKTDRVSKEFKWDLGAGYCGKGQPAKVDAGGPYIRTCVKLGGRLK, from the coding sequence ATGAGAGAATTTTTGAAAAGCTGTTTAGAAAACGAAAATGAATTTGTTGAGTTGCGCTTCCACAAAAAAGAATCTTTTAGTGTGTCTGCCGAAAAAGGGAGAGTCGAAAAAAGCTCTCTAAAAAAAAGAATGGGAGTCGGTGTAAGGGTATTGGCTAATGGAACTTGGGGGTTTTCTTCTACAAGTGAGCTAACATTAGAGTCAGTTAAAAAAGCAATCGCAATAGCCAAAAATAGCGCTAAAGCATCTTCAAAAATCAGAAAAGAAAAAATTCAAAGTTTACCGAGAGCGAATTTTGCAATAGGAGATTTTGTAGTAAAAGGAGTAGAAGAGGCTCGCTCTCATTCTTTGGATAAAAAAATTGAGCTTGTACTAAAGACAGCCGAATCTACTAGATTGCTTTCACCTAAACTACAGAGCGTTGCTTGTGGATATTCTGAAAGTTTTGAAGAAAAATCAATTGTAACTACAGATGGTGCAGATGTTTCTATATCACTCGTAAGACCTGAGTTTAGAGTCAATTCGATAGCCATAAAAAATGGAGAAATGCAATCCGGATCAGAATCCATTGGCGTAACCGGTGGCTGGGATTGTTTGTTTAAAGAAAAAAAACCAGAAGAGTTTGGAGAGTTAGCTTCTAAAACAGCAATCGACTTATTGGATAGCGAGTCTCCAATTAGTGGAGACTCAGTTGTAATTTTGTCTCCATCTATCGTAGGGCTATTAGTTCACGAAGCAATAGGACACACAGTGGAGGCAGACTTTGTTTTAGCGGGGAGCATTGCATCAGGAAAAATAGGGACAAGAGTAGGCTCTGATTTAATTACTTTGTGCGATAGCGGGTATTCTGAATATGCAGATGGTGCAGGAGGTACTATTCCTGTTGACGACGAGGGCGTGTTAACTAAAAAAACTGTAATCATAAAAAATGGAATACTGGAATCGTATCTCCACAATAGAGAGACAGCTCATAGATTTGGAGTAGAGCCTACAGGTTCAGCACGAGCCTGGGAGTATTCTGATCTTCCACTGATTAGAATGAGAAATACTTATCTTGAGCCGGGTGAGTCGAGTTTAGAAGAAATGATCAGAGAAACGAAAGAAGGGTATTTTTTAGAAGGTCCAAAAAATGGTCAAGCAGATTCAACGGGTGAGTTTATGTTTGGAGTACAAAAAGCCTATAAAATTGAAAACGGTAAAATAACAAAACTATTTAAGGGAGTAACTGTATCCGGGATTGCATTCGATGTTTTGTCAAAAACAGATCGGGTTTCAAAAGAATTCAAGTGGGATTTGGGGGCAGGGTATTGTGGAAAAGGGCAACCCGCTAAGGTAGATGCCGGTGGACCTTATATCCGCACTTGTGTTAAACTCGGAGGCAGACTCAAGTAG